From the Carassius auratus strain Wakin chromosome 36, ASM336829v1, whole genome shotgun sequence genome, the window ATATAGGCCTATTATATTTATTACCTTGAAACTACCTGAAATTACCTTTTTAGCTACAGCAACAGTGGgatgcctttgtccatattagggatttcctgcatgtcataatttattatatattacttcTACTGGGTGGTTTTggactttctgcgcgagagctTCAAGTATGAATGAAGCATGCACTGCACAAGAGTATTTAGTCCTCCGTAATGTCCCTATCATCTTGATTTGGATTATTGTCGGTCATACGTAGATTATTTTATACGCATCTGACTGACAGATAAATTATGGTTCAGATGTACATAAAATGCATGCGCTcttatttcagtgttgttgttaatgtttgctttgtaatattttagttttgtaCATTTAGTTCAACTGTACTACAACAGGCATTCAACTGTACTATGTGCATGAATTTTAGACACCTACATTGTTCTTGCTCCATCCATGCAATAACTGTGTCCTTCTATCAACCAAGTTTTCTGTCTACttatactgaaagtgaaagtcatgacatttgccaagtattgtaacccatgctcagaattggtgctctgcatttaactaatccaagtgcacacacacagcagtgagaagtgaacacacacccggagcagtgtgccacaaacattcattgccaaagaagctggctgttcacagagtgctgtatccaagcatgttatcAGAGAATTGAGTGGAATGAAAAAGTGTGTAAGAAAAAGATACAAAACCAACCAAGAGAacagcagccttatgaggattgtcaagcaaaatcaattcaagaatttaagctaacttcacaaggagtggactgaggCTGGtatcaaggcatacagacgtgtcaaagaatttggctacagttgtcgtattcctcttgttaatcCACTCCTAAACCaaagacaacatcagaggcatgtTACCTGAGCTAAGgagatggcagcagactgaagaagctgtgtgacgggtgagtgggatcacctgcgatacagagggctttacgggtgagatgggttccataaatgtcctagagggaggggagagagacaccaacaatcttctcagctgctctcaatATGCGTTGCACAGTCTTCAAGCAGGACACGTTGCAAGTGCCATACCACACAATGATGGAGCTAGTCAGGATGCCCTCGATGGttcctctgtagaaggtgcacacgatggggggtggggctctggctcttctcagtttgcggggGAAAAAGAGACACTGCTgtgctttcttggccagtgctgcggtgttctcggtccaggagaggtcctcgcTGATGttcacacccaggaacttggtgctgctcactctctccagtCGCACCGTTGATTGTCAGAAGAGCATGctgagtgtgcactctcctgaagtcaacaacaatctccttcatcttctccacacTGAGTGAGACTGTTGTCACTGCACAACCTGGCCAGGCGTTTCACCCCGCTCCCGTAGTtggtctcatctttgttgctaatgagacccactacagtcgtgtcatccgcaaacttaataaagaggttggaatTGTGTGCAGGTGTGCAGTAGCGGGtaagcagagtgaagaggagggggttcagcacacatccttggggggccccagtgttcagtgtgatggtgctggatgtgttactgtcaactcgtgcttcctgaggtcttccagtcagaaagtccaacagccagttgcacattAAACTGTTGAGCCCCAGCTTGatcagtttgtgaatgagctgttgagggatgattgtgttgaatgctgaactgctATCTATGAACAGCATTTTGATGTACGAGTCTTTTTTCTCTACATGTGTGAGTGCTAAGTGGAGGGTAGGGGCGATGGCATCATCAGTCAAGTGGTTGGATtggtatgcaaactggaaggggtccatgGAGGAGGGGAGGGCAggcttgatgtggtgcatgactatccgttcaaagcacttcatgagaataggGGTAACTGTAACTGGACGGTAGTCACTGAAGCAGGACAGAGACGTCTTCTTCTGGACTTTAATGATGGTGGTAGCTttgaagcatgtgggaacaacaacCTGACTTAGTGAGatattgaaaatgtctgtgaagacatcagtgagttccacTGCACAGTACTGTAAAGAAACTATTTGTAATTAGTTACTTCCCACCTCTAGCTGATTGACTTTTAACATTTTGACGATCATTATggtaataatgacaataaagagTTTCTCAgatgacagtaatcagtgttatCAGGTATTTCAGTTTAAAGAAATCAACAGTGTGACAAATGACTGAAAGACCACTTAATTGCTTTCAAAACAACATATTTTGccattattaatataaaactgcTAGACAAAGGCCACCAGATTTAGTAAGAATGGTCATCcaataaattattctaatataagtaaaattattatatacaaatatttcaccATCACTAAACAAATAGCATACATAAGCATATccaataaaataagttaaatttatGCAGTACATTTCTGATGAGAGATAAAGCTCTGCTGCCCTCTAGTGTTACCTTCATAAACTGGAGCAGTTTGCAGTTTGCCTGGCATGAGACAAGATGTTTATTCTGTGTTGATGTAGAAGCTGTCAGTCATGCTTTTCTGACATCCAACAGCAAGAGGGTATGAAAGCTGATGCTGGTTGTTGCTGAGATGCTCCTCTAAACTGCAGCCTGAGGACTGAGACGAGGATCCTGAACAATAGACAAGCATAATGTGCAGCCAGTAAACAACATTATTAAAGTGATTATTTAAACATTGACTCATCAGCTAGTGAAAGATAGGAATACCTATTATCAATCTCATTCACTCTTGAGCAATCTGCATGAGCTAAGAAGTTGACACGATAAATTATTATAATGCCACTACCTGATAAAAGATTACACGTCTTTAAGCAGCATCACATGCACTCATTTTTGGAGACTTAAGTCATCCAGCTAGTGATGGATGGAGATGCATCAGTAACAGATGTGTTGTCATTTCTTGGTTGTAGACAGTCacacaaattaaatgaataataattaaaaaaaaagtccagcaTTGATGGATCTCAATCCGTCTTGCTCATATTGAGAGTCACCAGATCAGTCTAGAATAGCGTCCATAACCAATCCACACCAATATTCATTATTCATCACGGCCTATTGTTGCATTCCTTTAACTAATtggatacaattatttgaataatttaattaattacatagcCTACTGTGTACAATTCATAAAGTGCCATTCAGATTTATCAACTAAATTGCATTTATGcagattttttcattaaatgaatTTAGCATGCATAAatgaatccttttttttattttattgttgcttGTAGTTATGTATGGTCGCAGCTAGTCACATAATGTTTCATTACATAATGTCAGAGTGTACATTAGCAAATTTGCCCACATCAGTCAGTTTGCATGAGTTTGAGAGGTAACCCAGCATGTGACGTCACGCGCGTTACCGCAGCCGTGCTCGCGCGCACGCACATGAATCGTCATTCGTCACACTCTACTGGCTAGAGAGAACACAGAGGAGACTACTGGTGAGTGTGTATTAAACCCAAATTTTAGATTATGTAGAACCAAATGACATCCTGAATTATTTGAGAGTAAATCGTTGAGTGATGGCTAGCTAATTTTCAATCCTCCTCAAATCTACTTTTGGATTTATGGTAAATCACATGAGCGAACTGAAGCTAATGCTAATAGAATTACCACTCACGTTGCAAACCACTGGAAACTGTTAGCATGAGCTAAAACCTAGTCTGTGCTAGAATGTTCCATCTCTCATAATAACTTTGTTTTGACTCTATGAACATATTCACGTGTTAACACGTTCTCAGCGATGGTTACGTAATTGAAGGTTGTTAATTTGTTGCAATCTTACGTCGGAATCTATCTCGCGTTTAAATCATGTGTACTGAGTTACTGTGGACGCTTAGTGTTAAATCCAGAGCAGTATAAACTGGAATAAATACATTCTAACATTCGGAATTTGCTCAAAATTGCTATTATCAATGCTAAACTTTTATATCTCTGATTTACAATCCACTATCATACTATGCTTACTGTTCTGTTTCTATAATTTTGTAGTTGGTAATAGACTTGTCCCTGTCTCGTAGGTTTCCTTCACATATATATTTGGTGAGGTTTAAGCCTCAAAACAGAATGGCAGACACAAAGCGTCTCGCATTCTCCATCATCCAGTTTCTCCATGATCAGCTGTCCTCTGGAAGTCTGTCATCAGATGCTCAAGAAAGCTTAGAAGGTAAAACATTAGTGCTAAAATCAGTGCCAGACACTGTTATCCTATTGGTGGGTAATTCCTAATTTCCTAATGTACTCTTATATCCAGTCGCCATCCAGTGCCTGGAGACAGCGTTTGGCATCTCTGTAGAGGACCAGAGTTTAACAGTCAGTCCGTCTCTGCCTGAGATATTTGCCTCTGCAGCTAAACAGGTATGAGCTGTTTATGACATTTTGAGATGTTTATTCATAGTGTTGAATATGTTGAATGTGAAAAGTGTTGGCATTGTTATATGTAGCAGATACCTCAAAATAAGACCAATTCATCCATTGGTTCACCTACAGAGGAGCAGTTAGCAGAGGCAGAGCATCTTAAAACAGACGGTAAGACCCTATTACATCTTTACCATTTCAGGATGCTTCATAAGGTCCTCTCACTCAAGGGTTGCACATATGTACCTGCAGGCAATGACCAGATGAAGGTAGAGAACTATAGTGCAGCAGTTGAGTTCTACTCTAAAGCAATCCAGCTTAATCCTCAAAATGCTGTCTACTATTGCAACAGGTAATTGCAGATTTtcattaaatcagaaaaaaaaaatgctgcagtgtTTGCCTTAACCAAGAatgatttaaaaagtatttttattaaatgctttgttttatttcttgctgaattgttttaaatatttgtaaagtattattattattgaaattgtTTTTAGAGCTGCAGCCTACAGCAAACTGGGAAACTATGCCGGAGCTGTTCAAGACTGTGAACGAGCCATTGGAATCGATCCAAACTACAGTAAAGCATATGGACGGATGGGGTAATTTTTAACTCTCCACCGACACGCCGTATTTGATTTGTGCACGTCTTGAAgcttaaatttgattaaaaaaaaaaaactccagatacccttttttttttttaataaaaaaaatctgatattaatGGATTTTGAAGATGTGGTTTATTTGTGCTTTTCTTAAAAACAAGGCTTGCTCTTGCAAGTTTGAACAAACACTCAGAGGCTGTGAGCTACTACAAGAAAGCGATGGAGCTGGACCCTGACAACGACACTTACAAAGCCAACCTCCAAATAGCCGAACAGAAGATAAAGGAAGCGCAGCCCAGCCCCGTGAGTTCACAGAACCACCCTTATGACAGTTTTGTCTCTCTGTGGAAAACAGAGAGTTGTGCTAAAGTCCTTGTTTTTATCTTTGTTAGGCAGGGGGTTTGGGTGGAGTTGAACTGGCTGGTTTGCTGAGTAACCCTGGTTTCATGAACAttgtaagtaaaataaaatatcttaaatgctCATTGTTAATGCTTATGTATGCTCATCATTACCTCACTGTCACTCTCTTTAGGCATCTAATTTAATGAACAACCCACAAGTGCAACAACTGTGAGTAGACAAAACTTAAGCACAGCATTTAATATACACCTATTATACTCATTATACATAGTCACGTTGATTTCATATGGTTTTGAAAGATCTAATCTAGTAATGTTGTGGAACCATCAAGAAGGTGCAAGTGATCTTGTAGCAGCGATGAAGGACTTGTTAGCGAGCCATTGGAATCAATCCAAACTACAGAAATATGTAGTTTGATATATGAAATGTCATGTTTTTATCATCAGAAACATGCTGAGACTTATATTCCAAAGTTATTCATGTAATGCAATTAACCTCAAGCAAGCAAAACATGCgcaacacatgcacacatttgtaGTGGTGCAAAATGAGAGAGACCCCCGTGTAGCCTAGTGCATTTCACACACGCTGCTAGTTTCACTTTCACTCAATAATCTTGCGCAACTGTGCTGCCTCATGCTCAATCTACTCCGCGTGCTTTGCTTATCAGCTCACACACATCAGCTATACGGGCAtgaatgtttaatattatattaattaaatacattcacTTCATAGACATccttaatctctaataactccatactactctgtgtttctgtgtctgGACACATCACTGTTCACACTCTTTGTGGTATCAGAGCACTTTAATGAGCACAAGTTCAAGTACAGGAGCACAGTATCTGGCTGATACTGATACCATATCTATTTAGTCATCAAcacttcaattcataattttcaaaaaaaaaaaaaaaatcatacagacatTTTAATTGCAAAGGTTTTATATCAAGAAATACCAATTGAACCTCTCTGTTCcctcttgtttttttctttaggaTTTCTGGACAGTTTTACTAACTTGATGTTGTGACTTTAATTGGTGTAATCAATCAGCAGCAGTTTATATCGGCTGTTTCTGTGCCCATGTAGGATGTCAGGTATGATGTCTGGGGCTTACGGTCCTGTGGCAGGAGCCACCTCTccaggagcagcagcagcagcagcagctggagctggagcaggagGTACAGGTGCCAATGACATCTCCGGCCTCATACAGGCGTAAGTTTTAACATCACCATCCTGTGGTTTTCATAGGTTTCCATTTCTACTTCCTAACTGAAGGGTCTTGGTTATATGGAGTGGTGCTGAACTAGTGTTTTTCTGTCACGTGACAGTGGTCAGCAGATGGCGCAGCAAATGCAGCAGCAGAACCCTGAGCTTATCGAGCAGCTGAGGAGTCAAATGCGCAGTCGACCTCCCAGTAGTGCTGGCAACGACGAACAATGACACTCCCTTTGGTACCACACTTCACTCAATTAAAATATTCATCTGAACTCAATTACAGTTGAAAGGCTGGAACATAGCTTTAGGTTTTATACATTAAGGCAAGACATTAGaggcaaaaacatatatattatgcaattGTCAATTATTAGATTTTGGACTATTTGGATTTTTATAATTGTTCTTTTAGAgcagtggaaggaaaacatccaaaatagaCTAATTGCATTGCATGTTATATGTTTGAGTctagattttaatatatacacCTCTTTAAAGGCTGTTCTTTTTCCTACTCCATCAGTACCTTTTGCCTGACTTTATAGAATATTTCATTCCTTCATTTTTTACAGACTTTTTACAGAATTTTCTAAATTATGAagtgataaaaatgtatattcaaaatcCCTCTGCAAAGCATCAACAAAAAGGGTAAACacgttgcatttattttttgtaaatggaTGCAGATTTGTGAATATTTAATTAGACAATGCCTCAGTTGCAAACTTCCCATTTTAGAAAATGCAATCAATCATCCTATGATGCATTTTACTTTATTCACTTGGTAAACTTGACAGCATCACTTAATacttaatatgttttatttatttataatgttgtttttgAGCTTTACAAATATTCAAACAGCTTATCTGTCGTTTATCTTATCAGCATGTCTGTTCAGAACTTAACATTACTTCTCTCATTTTCTGCAGAGTTTAACTCTTGACCTGGTGGAACTTTGGAAGATGGgctacttttttaatttttaagataAACCTTGTTCCTTGAGCTCCAGGGATGAGACTGTGTCTAttcatctataaaaaaaaaaactgcatgagtTCCCACTGCCCCACTGGCTGGAAGAAGTCATCAGTGCACATGCACCCATCATATTTGGGAACTGGACTCaaatgtctaaataaatgaaatatcacaCTGGGTTAACACTATATGCTGAAGTAATAATCCATGTTACGGGACTCTGATTAATGAATTACTGCTACATGGACATAATGCAGATTTGTCTAATAACAAACATCTGTCTGAACTGAAAGGGGTTGACAAGGAACATGTGCAAAACTCATCGACAAATAAATGTCAGATTTCAAATAGGACTTTTGTTTTAGCAACTGGGGTTTCATGTTTCAAGACCTCTTATGATGCTTGCAAACAAAGAgatttgtcaaaagtttcattaacATATATTGTTGTTAATTTGCTATGAACGTTTTGAATTAAAGGAAATGGATGTTTTGTCCATTTTGGAGAActgatgaatgtacagtgctgGGGAgtagttacatgtaacggcgttacgtaatttgattacaaaataaatgtaactgtaatcagttactaagaaaaaaatagtaattaaattagttacttatgaaaattttaacgattacaaaggggattacatgtaaatatttacacacatgcacatacagctTATTTCTTTCCCGAGTTGCCAAAAGACATACAGGCTATAATCTCCACAGTCTGAAAAACAGTCTGCTTCGTAGAATCCAGTCACGAAAATGGAATTCATCCTAATGCCgacggaatatgccacattttggatgaataaatcaaaagtaggtcagtacacgtGAATCAAAACGCAATGTGGACTAGTGTCTATGAATATTAAACCGCATCTGTAAATCCTGCACATTCTGTGTGTGGAAATCGGGCGCTGGCCGGCTGGCCATCGGGAGAGTCGGTTTCAGCTGTAAAGATGCTATTGTAGTTTGTCTTTGTTTACGTAGTCAAGCAGCAGCAGCACGTTGTTCACACTcactcaaaatactgtaaaaacgaCATTATAATCTATcgtaatgttacagtagtaatttagcagacacataaacatgttttatcataggtttagggggagctagtacagacaaaaacacaacccTTAGGAAAATTAATGTAGTCTATGGTATGGCACTACCGTTGTTTAACCATGGAATTTGTAgtaaaaatgataattaatttGCCAAAGTACAATTGTTACTTAATGTggcaaaaaactaaaatgctcttacaaaacatggtaaaagtaaaatacaaatcttcagtattaaagtcatgagagagacggacaatggaagtgaaggtgcagttcaggatAGAACTCTTAATTATGTTGCATGTCCCCCAACCTAAGGATTTAAATCTTTTTCATGTCAGGTCCATACACAAAATTGGGTTTCAGAATGTGTTTTGGGTGTATGAGTGTAAGATTTCCCAGCCTAattccccccccccaccccccccccagtCCGTCCCTCATGGAAATTAATTGTGCAGACATTCGGTTTCTTTTATTACACATAGGCCTGCTGAAGCTCACAGTGTTTTCAGCCTCTGCCGAGTACATGAACACATAAACATGATCTCTAGGACTGCTCTGAGTCACTTCATGAccattttacttatttatatcatcatatcatatacaaagagatgTCAGTTTCaaaaagacaccaatgtttcaggactTTAGTACACAaaataggacacatgcttattagataactgtatttgagttgtgtatatgcttttatttttatattaactattTTCCCCCAAACCATTGTTAGATGCATTGTTTCCTGTAGTTATGcaaagatttggtttcaaaaacagtatcagtaaactatttattttgattttaaatctgcattaaacttcagatcaatctcaaagtaaaaggcagtataaagtctgattttgtagtagatgtgttcaaatgtgatcatcttaattcaagtgatgaaggattgtGAAAGTATTGAGCATTAAGTTAAACCTGCAtggtgtaaatgtttgaaaaagattaacagttaaataaacattcattagaaatttagaaaagtaatcgaaaagtaattagttacattactttattaaagtaattaaatttaCACAACTACCTTCCCAACACTGTGTATGTGTGATGGTGTACTTAAAGGGACTTGTCGTCATCCGTAAACATCACCGTCTCAAAACCTAGCGTGCTGCCTTTATAAACAGCAGTAGCAAAGTTTGAAACATTTaagcctctttttttctttccggGTTCAGAGGCAGCGAACTTTTTTCAGTTCATATACGAATTGAAAAATGTGACAAACGTGCCTATTTTGCGAAGTAAACTAGACAGCTCACTCGTCATTGAAAGAGCCACTGAACTGAACAGGTGTTGCAGCCTTCAGCAGCAGGAAATATCACAAACACTGGTAAAACGCCTATTTTCGTGCACaagtatattaattattatgttcTAACGTTTCGCCGTTTGATGAAGCATAATAAAAGACGTATTTAAACCAGTAATAGAGTATAAACGCCTTTTATGTGCGTGCGATGTTTGTTAGCTTAGCATTTAAGAGCTATAGTAAACGACTCCCCTTTGAATAGAAATTCGTGAAAAACAACAGGCTTGTTGtcttaatataaagtgtttttgtcgttagcatgatgtttttttttcttcaatacatGCATCTTATATGCACACTTTTTTCTGTTATGATAGCTAGCCGCTCACCAGGGTTAGCATGCTAATCTGTACACTGACCTCGACAGTCACCTTACGAACATATAACGTTAACGCCTCAGGAGTTGGTTGTCAGGTGTGAAATATTCTATCATACATGCCTGGCATCAGCTGTCGAACTGATGctgatttgaaattattatgtGTCTCAGATTTTAATTACGATAATCATGAAACAGTGTGGACTAACGTTTATGATTATTTTCCAGGGATGCTGTCCATGACCTGACCTCAGTAGACCTTAAGAAGAGTCAGTGTCTTTGGCTTCAGTTTTATTTCAGACACACATGCTTTGTTGAAGTGGGATCACAGCCCATCTCCTCAAGTATGGAGATAGCTGTAGCCAAAATCCTGTGTCTGCTGGGGGTGTTTGCCCTGATGTTAACGGGCATCCTTCTTCCTGTGCGGATGATGCATACGGAGTATGATAAGGTCACGAGGTACAGAAGAGTGGTTGCTTTAAGCAACTCTTTTGGAGGAGGTGTATTCCTGGCCACTTGCTTCAATGCCCTTCTCCCAGCAGTTAGGGAAAAGGTATGTTATCAAACAtggttttggaaaatgttcaCTCCAAACTAACATAATTTTCTTTTGCAAGTTTGATattctttcttttgtgaaacaaaaGCAGACATTCTGATGAATGTACTGGCTGCAATTAATGGGGAGCCtaaaaaggatgcaaaagcagAGGTTTGTCTTCTCAGGCATTTGTAAActgtaaataataacagaattttcaatattgggtgatctatcccttcaACTTCAAacttcagccaaaaatgaacacAACAGAAAACACTAATGTTTTATACAAATAATCCATCTCTGAGTCTGTATAGTACCAGTTGGATTGTGCCTTTAAAGTTGATGCttcaaaaacatgcaaaataaacaagATTGTAATCGATGCAGTACAGTCACAGTTGGTGAGTCTATCTTCTGAACAAAATAATaggtgtgtgcgtgagagagagaaatactaatattttatacttttaattcAATTATAAACCAAACCTTCTGGTCAGATGTAATTTTGAATTTCAGTAACAGAACAAAGTCAAGCTACATTCAGAACTACAGtaatacagataaaataaaacagctgaagaatcacagaaatacatttaaaggaacactccacttttataaaaaaaaaaaaaaataggctaattttccagctcccctagagttaaacagttgagtttaaccgttttcgaatccattcagcctgatctccgggtctggcggtagcccTTTTAGCTTAGCACAGATCATTGAATCGGATATGAATTTAAGCATGTTGCTAAAAAAATGACCAAGgagtttttacatttttcctatttaaaacttgactcttctgtagttacatcatgtactgCGACTGAACGAAAATGAAAAGATTTTCTATTCCGATATGGCTGGGTACTATTCTATCATTCCGGCATAGTTCCCTGATTATTATGCAATGATATTTacagcgcctgaaaatagtccctaGCTAGTTTgtgcaagtataggtctctgcaggaaagtaatgggagttatcAGATCATTGTGTTTTTACACCAATTGCTAAAAGTGCTACCATCAGTCCCGGAGATCGgatgaatggattcgaaaactaAAACTCAACTGTATAATTCTAGGGGAGCTggaatattattttcaaaatgttcaaaaaatttcttgaaattattttcaaaaataatggAATGTTACTTTAAGGATTCACATAttgatacatttgtaaaatatttcttgtTAAGTAAATGGAGAATAGCcttgatatatgatatatattttagcCTCTTGTTCAAGAGAGTTTGGTTGTACTATTGTTTATGTACATGATATTTAACAAAAAgtgtacatatatgtatatgtatgtgtgtgtgtgtgtatgtatgtatatgtaatgcAAACTCCTCACTTTTTTTGAGATCAGAATAGGACACCTACGAGATTCGTTTAGATCTGATGAGAAAGTGAAGGTGGGGGGGCTTTTTTACAGTACCATTAGTACTAGTTCAATTCTGTACCCACTTGTAGTCAACCGCTTTTAAAAACTCCTGTGAGAGATTTATTGTGTAGTTATTTATTGATTATGTCATGAGTTTTTGTGTAAGTGTGGTCAGCTTTGCTCGGTTTCTCTATATAATCCATTGACAGTTTGaagaaaagttttgtttgtctaAGAGGACAGAACATCCAGGAATACTGTTTCAGAAGTGTCAAATTAGAGTGCAGTAATTTATGAGTGATTGACAGTGATAACTGTAATACTTGGCGGAATGAACTATCTAGAGTAAATTCAGATTGCAAATCTACAATAGCAACAAGTCTGGGTtgcatgaatgttttattttttttttaagataaaaaaaaaatggctttaaattgaaaggttaaataaattgttacattaaaaaatacatatatcttTTAGACTATAGTTTTTGATAATTGTCAAgattaatgattttattaatctgttatACTAAACCAAAGTCATTAATGCATCCAGTATTACCATTAGGAAGTTCACTGTGcttttaagaaacaaattaaaGTTTACAGTCAGAGAATCTAACTTCTCACCTTTTTGATCTCAGGTTGATGACGTCCTGAAAATCTTACAAACCACCAATCAGTACCCGCTGGCAGAGACCATGATGATGATTGGGTTTTTCCTCACAGTATTTGTGGAACAGGCCGTGCTCACTTTCCGCAAGGAGAAGCCCTCGTTTATCGACCTGGAGACGTTTAATGCTGGTGACT encodes:
- the LOC113055057 gene encoding small glutamine-rich tetratricopeptide repeat-containing protein alpha-like isoform X1; the protein is MADTKRLAFSIIQFLHDQLSSGSLSSDAQESLEVAIQCLETAFGISVEDQSLTVSPSLPEIFASAAKQQIPQNKTNSSIGSPTEEQLAEAEHLKTDGNDQMKVENYSAAVEFYSKAIQLNPQNAVYYCNRAAAYSKLGNYAGAVQDCERAIGIDPNYSKAYGRMGLALASLNKHSEAVSYYKKAMELDPDNDTYKANLQIAEQKIKEAQPSPAGGLGGVELAGLLSNPGFMNIASNLMNNPQVQQLMSGMMSGAYGPVAGATSPGAAAAAAAGAGAGGTGANDISGLIQAGQQMAQQMQQQNPELIEQLRSQMRSRPPSSAGNDEQ
- the LOC113055057 gene encoding small glutamine-rich tetratricopeptide repeat-containing protein alpha-like isoform X2; protein product: MADTKRLAFSIIQFLHDQLSSGSLSSDAQESLEVAIQCLETAFGISVEDQSLTVSPSLPEIFASAAKQIPQNKTNSSIGSPTEEQLAEAEHLKTDGNDQMKVENYSAAVEFYSKAIQLNPQNAVYYCNRAAAYSKLGNYAGAVQDCERAIGIDPNYSKAYGRMGLALASLNKHSEAVSYYKKAMELDPDNDTYKANLQIAEQKIKEAQPSPAGGLGGVELAGLLSNPGFMNIASNLMNNPQVQQLMSGMMSGAYGPVAGATSPGAAAAAAAGAGAGGTGANDISGLIQAGQQMAQQMQQQNPELIEQLRSQMRSRPPSSAGNDEQ